A window of Ignavibacterium sp. contains these coding sequences:
- a CDS encoding sigma 54-interacting transcriptional regulator — protein MPTENKFNEEILNSIAEGVITVDKTFKVNFINRAAEEIMGYKKDEVLGQFCKYILKCDLCQTKCPIGIVLESGTNLYDYSSVIYDKNGNRKPIKLNAAILKSSDDKPVGGVISFRDVSELERIKQDSNVITNFFGIVGHGKAMQEIFKLIMEISESDATVLILGESGTGKELIANAIQATSTRKDKPFLKVNCSVFPQNLLASELFGHVKGAFTDAVKDRPGRFELADGGTIFLDEVAEMPLQTQIQLLRVLQEGTFERVGESITRKVDVRVIAATNIEIQKALKEGKLREDLYYRLNVIPISIPPLRERKEDIPHLVKHFIETYSKLYRKTIPDISDNALELLMKYSWPGNVRELENVIEYAVVRTKNENQIDIINLPTNIKDQQIEQNPHRKIFRNENAATLFSVLEKHKWNKTKAARELGIGRTTLWRMLRELNIEE, from the coding sequence ATGCCCACTGAAAATAAATTTAACGAAGAAATTTTAAACTCAATTGCAGAAGGCGTTATCACGGTTGATAAAACATTTAAAGTAAATTTTATCAATCGTGCTGCAGAAGAAATTATGGGTTATAAAAAGGATGAAGTTCTTGGGCAATTCTGTAAATACATTCTTAAGTGCGATTTATGTCAAACGAAATGCCCTATCGGAATTGTTTTAGAATCCGGTACAAATTTATACGATTACTCATCGGTTATTTATGATAAAAACGGAAACAGAAAACCAATCAAACTTAATGCTGCCATATTGAAAAGCTCAGATGATAAGCCGGTGGGTGGAGTTATTTCATTCAGAGATGTATCAGAACTTGAAAGAATTAAACAAGATTCGAATGTTATCACAAACTTCTTTGGAATTGTTGGTCACGGAAAAGCTATGCAGGAAATTTTCAAATTGATAATGGAAATTTCAGAATCAGATGCAACTGTTTTGATACTTGGTGAATCAGGAACCGGCAAAGAACTTATTGCAAATGCTATTCAGGCAACAAGCACACGGAAAGATAAACCATTCTTGAAAGTGAACTGTTCTGTATTTCCACAAAATCTTCTTGCAAGTGAGTTGTTCGGGCATGTTAAAGGAGCGTTTACAGATGCAGTAAAAGACAGACCTGGTAGATTTGAATTAGCTGATGGCGGAACAATTTTTCTTGATGAAGTTGCTGAGATGCCACTTCAGACACAAATTCAATTATTGAGAGTTCTGCAGGAAGGAACTTTTGAAAGAGTTGGTGAATCGATTACAAGAAAGGTTGATGTAAGAGTTATTGCGGCAACGAATATCGAAATTCAAAAAGCATTGAAGGAAGGGAAATTAAGAGAAGATTTGTATTATAGGTTAAATGTTATTCCTATTTCCATTCCGCCGCTAAGAGAAAGAAAAGAGGATATTCCTCATCTGGTCAAACATTTCATTGAGACATACTCAAAACTTTATAGAAAAACAATTCCCGATATTTCAGACAATGCACTTGAACTTCTGATGAAATATTCCTGGCCTGGTAATGTACGTGAACTTGAAAATGTAATTGAGTATGCCGTGGTAAGAACAAAAAATGAAAATCAGATTGATATAATAAATCTACCCACTAATATTAAAGACCAACAGATAGAACAAAATCCTCATCGCAAAATATTCCGTAATGAAAATGCTGCTACATTGTTTAGCGTACTTGAAAAGCACAAATGGAATAAAACAAAAGCGGCAAGAGAACTCGGAATTGGCAGAACAACACTTTGGCGAATGTTACGAGAACTTAACATAGAGGAGTAA
- a CDS encoding DUF4301 family protein, producing MDDFINNQLEILYSSLSESEARLHPPSKVKSQIQTIINGLKPLNLLRPCKIGDGIIKIDESKEKHLIDLFERACSAGRFIKFVPASGAATRMFSKLQTTINKFSNFNLDILKVLSVEDKNVEATYNFLINIKKFAFYDDLKTFIANDIDAVVKEQPRIIIEKMLLADGLNYLNKPKAVLKFHKYKTDNRTAFTEHLIESYYYQKDFQNKIKLHFTISEEHRELFNDEFQKFLNANYFSDAEYQVDFSYQKKSTDSIALNVNNEIYFDEQMRPIFRPAGHGALLENLNDLKADLIFIKNIDNVCVDRLKPITIKYKKLLAGFLLLIQKQVFEYLNLLEQEKIPDNKFDEMIKFCEAFLNIPKPDGFNLWDNKKKRNFLFTKFNRPIRVCGVVKNEGQPGGAPFWVKSDDNEISVQIVEGAQIDSSNEEQKLIFNNSTHFNPVDLVCAVRDYKGDNFNLMNYADPKSAIIVHKSVNGNEIKSLELPGLWNGGMSNWISVFVEVSIETFNPVKEINDLLNAGHIEEV from the coding sequence ATGGATGACTTTATTAACAATCAACTTGAGATACTTTACTCTTCACTGAGTGAGAGTGAAGCACGCCTTCATCCCCCTTCAAAAGTTAAATCGCAAATACAAACAATTATTAACGGATTAAAACCACTTAATTTATTAAGACCTTGCAAAATTGGGGATGGAATTATCAAGATTGACGAATCGAAAGAAAAACATTTGATAGATTTATTTGAGAGGGCTTGTTCAGCAGGAAGATTTATTAAATTTGTTCCCGCCAGCGGAGCTGCAACAAGAATGTTCAGCAAACTTCAGACAACAATAAACAAGTTTAGTAATTTCAATCTCGATATTCTCAAAGTCTTATCGGTTGAAGATAAAAATGTTGAAGCAACTTATAATTTTCTGATAAACATAAAAAAATTTGCATTTTATGATGATCTGAAAACATTCATCGCAAATGATATTGATGCAGTTGTTAAGGAACAGCCAAGAATAATTATAGAAAAAATGCTTTTAGCCGACGGACTTAACTATTTAAACAAACCTAAAGCTGTATTAAAATTTCATAAATATAAAACAGATAACAGAACTGCATTTACAGAGCATCTGATCGAATCTTATTATTATCAAAAGGATTTTCAAAATAAAATTAAATTGCATTTTACTATTTCAGAAGAACACAGAGAATTATTTAATGATGAGTTTCAGAAATTTTTAAATGCAAATTATTTCTCTGATGCAGAATATCAGGTAGATTTTTCTTATCAGAAAAAATCAACTGATTCAATAGCACTCAATGTGAATAATGAAATTTATTTTGATGAACAGATGCGTCCCATTTTCCGACCTGCGGGACATGGTGCTTTACTTGAGAACCTCAATGACTTAAAAGCCGATCTTATCTTCATTAAAAATATTGACAATGTTTGTGTCGATAGATTAAAACCAATAACTATAAAATATAAAAAACTACTCGCTGGATTTTTGTTGCTTATTCAGAAGCAGGTTTTTGAATATTTAAATCTTCTTGAACAGGAAAAAATTCCGGATAATAAATTTGATGAAATGATAAAATTCTGTGAAGCATTTTTGAATATTCCAAAACCTGATGGATTTAACCTCTGGGATAATAAAAAGAAAAGAAATTTTTTATTTACGAAATTCAATCGTCCTATAAGAGTCTGTGGTGTAGTTAAAAATGAAGGGCAACCTGGTGGTGCTCCTTTCTGGGTTAAAAGTGATGACAACGAAATTTCTGTTCAGATTGTTGAAGGCGCGCAAATTGATTCAAGTAATGAGGAGCAAAAACTAATTTTCAATAATTCTACTCATTTCAATCCTGTTGATTTGGTATGTGCAGTTAGAGATTATAAAGGCGACAATTTTAATTTAATGAATTATGCTGATCCGAAGTCGGCAATTATAGTTCATAAGTCAGTTAATGGTAATGAAATTAAATCACTTGAGTTGCCTGGTTTGTGGAATGGTGGAATGTCGAACTGGATTTCTGTTTTTGTTGAAGTTTCGATCGAAACTTTTAATCCGGTTAAGGAGATAAATGATTTGCTAAATGCTGGTCACATTGAAGAAGTATGA
- a CDS encoding GIY-YIG nuclease family protein, with translation MKYYIYILKSLAFDKTYIGYTNDLNRRLNEHNSGKSNYTSKFKPWKIIYYEECLDELEARRKEKYYKSAAGRRKIKKILNENCPGSSAG, from the coding sequence ATGAAATATTATATATACATATTAAAAAGCTTAGCATTTGATAAAACTTATATTGGTTATACGAATGATTTAAATCGTAGACTGAATGAACACAACTCTGGTAAATCAAATTACACTAGTAAATTCAAACCATGGAAAATTATTTACTATGAAGAATGTCTTGATGAATTGGAAGCCAGAAGAAAAGAGAAATATTATAAGTCAGCAGCCGGTAGAAGAAAGATTAAAAAAATATTGAATGAAAACTGCCCCGGTAGCTCAGCAGGATAG
- a CDS encoding GIY-YIG nuclease family protein produces the protein MKYYIYILKSLAFDKTYTGYTNDLNRRLNEHNSGKSTYTSKFKPWKIIYYEECLDELEARRKEKYYKSAAGRRKIKKILNENCPGSSAGYLPDLAQVQLYSLYDQVGQGGEQQFPKQ, from the coding sequence ATGAAATATTACATATACATATTAAAAAGCTTAGCGTTTGATAAAACTTATACTGGTTATACGAATGATTTAAATCGTAGACTGAATGAACACAACTCTGGAAAATCAACTTACACAAGTAAATTCAAGCCGTGGAAAATTATTTACTATGAAGAATGTCTTGATGAATTGGAAGCCAGAAGAAAAGAGAAATATTATAAATCAGCAGCAGGTAGAAGAAAGATTAAAAAAATATTGAATGAAAATTGCCCCGGTAGCTCAGCAGGATACCTGCCCGACTTGGCACAAGTTCAATTATATAGTTTATATGATCAAGTCGGTCAAGGCGGGGAGCAGCAGTTTCCTAAACAATGA
- a CDS encoding GIY-YIG nuclease family protein produces the protein MKYHIYILKSLAFDKTYIGYTNDLKRRLNEHNSGKSTYTSKFKPWKIIYYEECLDELEARRKEKYYKSAAGRRKIKKILNENCPGSSAGYLHDLAQSQSYSLYNQVGQGGEQQFPKL, from the coding sequence ATGAAATATCACATATACATATTAAAAAGCTTAGCATTTGATAAAACTTATATTGGTTATACGAATGATTTAAAACGTAGACTGAATGAACACAATTCTGGTAAATCAACTTACACTAGTAAATTCAAGCCGTGGAAAATTATTTACTATGAAGAATGTCTTGATGAATTGGAAGCCAGAAGAAAAGAGAAATATTATAAGTCAGCAGCCGGTAGAAGAAAGATTAAAAAAATATTGAATGAAAATTGCCCCGGTAGCTCAGCAGGATACCTGCACGACTTGGCACAATCTCAATCATATAGTTTATATAATCAAGTCGGTCAAGGCGGGGAGCAGCAGTTTCCTAAACTATGA
- the rfbD gene encoding dTDP-4-dehydrorhamnose reductase, whose amino-acid sequence MLPELVVKNRILIFGSNGMLGQRLSEYFRKNSLELLTSSAEEKSFIDNLDYIQCDITDRNKTKNLIYDFCPDFIINAAAFTNVDLSETERETAWKVNVKAVEYMAEAARIIDAHIIHFSTDYIFDGKNGPYLESAMPNPLGYYGRTKLASENVLKLYAVKHTIIRTNVLYGPAKFGRPDFVKWVVESLKNKKKIRIVTDQINNPTYLDDLVQAVDKIIESKREGIYNIGGQEFLSRYEFTQIIADYFSLDKSLIVPITTEELKQPARRPLKSGLITIKAQSELGYRPHTLEEALGEMKKEVFENIL is encoded by the coding sequence ATGTTACCTGAATTAGTAGTTAAAAACAGGATACTTATTTTTGGTTCAAATGGAATGCTTGGACAGCGACTAAGTGAATATTTCAGAAAGAATTCACTTGAGTTACTCACTTCATCTGCAGAGGAAAAATCATTTATTGACAATCTTGATTATATTCAGTGTGATATAACAGATAGAAATAAAACAAAAAACCTGATTTATGATTTTTGTCCGGATTTTATAATCAATGCTGCCGCATTTACAAATGTCGATTTATCAGAAACTGAAAGAGAAACTGCCTGGAAAGTTAATGTTAAAGCTGTTGAATATATGGCTGAAGCAGCGAGAATAATTGATGCTCACATAATTCATTTTTCAACTGATTATATCTTTGATGGGAAGAATGGACCTTATCTTGAGTCTGCAATGCCAAATCCTCTTGGTTATTATGGCAGAACGAAACTTGCAAGCGAAAATGTTCTGAAACTTTACGCGGTTAAGCATACCATTATAAGAACTAATGTGCTTTATGGTCCGGCAAAATTTGGAAGACCAGATTTTGTAAAATGGGTTGTTGAGTCATTGAAAAATAAGAAAAAAATCAGAATAGTAACTGATCAGATTAACAATCCGACTTATCTTGATGACTTGGTACAAGCTGTTGATAAAATTATTGAGTCCAAACGAGAAGGTATTTACAACATTGGTGGGCAGGAGTTTTTATCACGATATGAATTCACTCAAATTATCGCCGACTATTTTTCGCTTGATAAGTCGCTCATAGTTCCTATCACAACTGAAGAGCTAAAACAACCAGCTAGAAGACCTTTGAAAAGTGGTTTGATAACGATTAAAGCACAATCAGAACTTGGTTACAGACCTCATACGTTAGAAGAAGCTTTGGGTGAAATGAAGAAAGAAGTTTTTGAAAATATCCTTTAA
- a CDS encoding carbohydrate kinase family protein codes for MKILLIGHSVFDTVSFGGNKTHSPGGIFYSANQILRLSSPDDDLYLCTQIDDNTSEYFMPVYSKFKLDFLEKVEAIPSVTLLLDDKSERKEIYSNISSKLNIDKINFSDFDAILINMITGTDITLEDLELIRAKTNAIIFFDVHTLSRPMNEFGERIFSPIKDFQQWAKNVDILQANENEFAMVGNNQSEYEQANFLLENGVKIILVTKGSKGSKVFLKSNKEISSYFVSSNKILSNNSVGCGDTFGATFFYNYIRTKNVYQSLSFAAYKTEEFLKERKL; via the coding sequence ATGAAAATATTGTTAATCGGACATTCGGTTTTTGATACTGTTTCCTTTGGTGGAAATAAAACGCATTCTCCGGGAGGAATCTTTTATTCGGCGAATCAAATTTTAAGATTATCATCACCTGATGACGATTTGTATCTCTGCACTCAGATTGATGATAATACTTCCGAATATTTTATGCCTGTTTATTCCAAATTTAAACTTGATTTTCTGGAAAAAGTAGAAGCAATTCCTTCCGTTACGCTTCTTCTTGATGATAAATCTGAGCGAAAGGAAATTTATTCAAACATATCATCCAAATTGAATATTGATAAAATAAATTTTTCTGATTTTGACGCGATCTTAATCAATATGATTACAGGAACAGATATCACGCTTGAAGACTTGGAATTGATACGTGCAAAGACTAATGCCATCATTTTTTTTGATGTTCACACTTTATCAAGACCAATGAATGAATTTGGGGAAAGAATTTTTTCTCCAATAAAAGATTTCCAACAATGGGCAAAGAATGTTGATATTCTTCAGGCAAATGAAAATGAATTTGCTATGGTTGGGAATAATCAGTCGGAATATGAACAAGCAAATTTTCTACTTGAAAATGGTGTGAAAATTATTTTAGTAACAAAAGGTAGCAAAGGTTCAAAAGTTTTTTTAAAGAGTAATAAAGAAATTTCATCTTACTTCGTATCATCGAACAAAATTTTATCAAACAATTCAGTTGGTTGTGGTGATACTTTTGGGGCAACTTTCTTTTATAATTATATTAGAACGAAAAATGTATATCAATCATTATCTTTTGCTGCGTACAAAACAGAAGAATTTTTAAAAGAGAGAAAGCTATAG
- the bshA gene encoding N-acetyl-alpha-D-glucosaminyl L-malate synthase BshA, whose protein sequence is MKIGITCYPTYGGSGVIATELGKELALRGHEVHFISYALPFRLNKYIENIVFHEVEMSNYPLFEFPLYSLSLASKMTEVAKFEMLDLVHVHYAIPHATSAYLAKEMLKGYCDLKIITTLHGTDITLVGLEPSFLPLVKFSIEKSDGVTAVSRYLKEKTITNYEIEKEIEVIPNFVDTEIYKPNPNCVYRKHIAPNGEKILVHISNFRAVKRVPDTIRIFEKVQKEIPAKLLLIGDGPDRSECERLARELDLMDKVKFLGKQEAIVDILNASDLFLIPSQSESFGLAALEAMSCGLPVISSSVGGLPELIRHNECGYIAEIGDVDRMAKYALDLLTNKKKYDMFSANARKCAVTKFDKSIVIPQYEEYYKKVLSQKS, encoded by the coding sequence ATGAAAATTGGTATTACCTGTTATCCTACTTATGGAGGAAGTGGTGTAATCGCAACAGAGCTTGGTAAAGAACTGGCACTGCGCGGACACGAAGTTCATTTTATAAGTTATGCACTGCCCTTCAGATTGAATAAATACATCGAGAACATTGTCTTCCATGAAGTTGAGATGAGTAATTATCCGCTTTTTGAATTTCCTCTTTATAGTTTATCACTTGCCAGCAAAATGACTGAAGTCGCAAAATTTGAAATGCTCGATTTGGTTCATGTTCACTATGCAATTCCGCATGCTACTTCAGCATATCTGGCTAAGGAAATGTTAAAAGGTTATTGCGATTTAAAAATAATTACAACATTACACGGAACTGATATAACACTTGTTGGATTAGAACCTTCATTTCTGCCATTGGTGAAATTCAGCATTGAGAAAAGTGATGGAGTAACTGCAGTATCGAGATATCTAAAAGAGAAGACGATAACGAATTATGAAATTGAAAAAGAAATAGAGGTTATTCCAAATTTTGTTGATACTGAAATTTATAAACCCAATCCAAATTGTGTTTATAGAAAACACATTGCGCCAAACGGAGAAAAAATTCTTGTACATATTTCAAATTTTCGTGCTGTAAAAAGAGTTCCGGATACAATAAGGATTTTCGAGAAAGTTCAGAAAGAAATTCCTGCTAAATTACTTTTAATTGGTGATGGACCTGACAGGTCAGAATGCGAGAGATTAGCCCGTGAATTAGACCTTATGGACAAAGTAAAATTTCTCGGAAAGCAGGAGGCAATAGTTGATATATTGAACGCTTCTGATTTATTTTTGATACCATCACAATCTGAAAGTTTTGGATTGGCAGCTTTGGAGGCAATGTCTTGTGGCTTGCCGGTTATCAGTTCAAGCGTTGGTGGTTTGCCTGAGTTAATAAGACATAATGAATGTGGATATATTGCTGAAATTGGTGATGTAGATAGAATGGCAAAGTATGCACTTGATCTTTTAACAAATAAAAAGAAGTATGATATGTTTTCTGCAAATGCAAGGAAATGTGCTGTTACTAAATTTGATAAATCAATTGTTATTCCTCAGTATGAAGAATATTATAAAAAAGTCTTGAGTCAAAAATCATGA
- a CDS encoding nucleoside 2-deoxyribosyltransferase: protein MIVYCAGPIRGDQTYLKSYLEIIQYVENLGITALSEMNSKFTSSIPLTDKQIYTRDVKWIDGSDAMVAEVSGASLGVGFEIAYALFVKKIPVLALYNESVQKISSMISGCTNPNLTVKSYKDEDSLRKEVKAFLLKHKK, encoded by the coding sequence ATGATAGTCTATTGTGCCGGACCTATTCGCGGAGATCAAACATATTTGAAATCATATCTTGAGATTATTCAATATGTTGAAAATCTGGGAATTACAGCCCTCTCTGAAATGAATTCAAAATTTACTTCATCAATTCCTTTAACAGACAAACAGATTTATACAAGAGATGTTAAGTGGATTGACGGAAGTGATGCTATGGTAGCTGAAGTATCCGGAGCCAGTCTGGGTGTAGGTTTCGAAATTGCTTATGCTTTGTTTGTAAAGAAAATTCCTGTTCTTGCATTGTATAATGAATCTGTACAAAAAATTTCTTCAATGATTTCAGGATGCACTAACCCAAATCTTACTGTTAAGTCCTACAAAGATGAAGATTCATTAAGAAAAGAAGTTAAAGCATTCTTATTGAAACATAAAAAGTAA
- a CDS encoding RsmB/NOP family class I SAM-dependent RNA methyltransferase, whose product MEKTSKAYEYFEKLYGKESAEAYQHYIQQPVKDYLRVNTNKISVDALQNLLIEKYKIKTEPVKNFSRALKVVSDEDDLIGKTVEQILGFYYIQGLSSMLPPIALNPTQKDLVMDLCGAPGSKTTQMAEMMNNRGTLIANEIDINRIKSLVFNLDRLNIINTGILNFKGELLSKVYDNYFDKILVDAPCSGLGIIQKKEEVSKWWSLVHANRLHDLQTKLLVAAIKMAKVGGEIVYSTCTLSVEENEMVIDTILKNYPVEIVDVELPVKTHKAFTEYDGIKLNSQIEKAVRILPWEIESDGFFLVKLKKKSETEPMDKIQSSVSDIKMVKPNHKEFLPYRNYLTDHFGIDESVFDDFKFIFKGRDIYIINSEWFDDNLSLFNRIGTKFGSLDKKQRITLHSNGAQVLGDAIKKFIYEIKDKQELELYLTGMKIRNNELITGQYAVKYNNIVLGTAIKTDEGLKSRFPRTKRTQKFEVM is encoded by the coding sequence ATGGAAAAAACTTCTAAAGCATACGAATATTTTGAAAAACTATATGGGAAGGAAAGTGCAGAAGCTTATCAGCATTACATCCAACAACCTGTTAAAGATTATCTGCGAGTAAATACGAATAAAATTTCTGTTGATGCTTTGCAAAATCTTTTGATTGAAAAATATAAAATCAAAACCGAACCAGTAAAAAATTTTTCAAGAGCACTTAAAGTAGTATCTGATGAAGATGATTTAATTGGTAAAACAGTAGAGCAAATTTTAGGATTTTATTATATACAGGGTTTATCATCAATGCTTCCTCCGATAGCATTAAATCCAACTCAGAAAGATTTGGTTATGGATTTATGCGGAGCACCTGGTTCAAAGACAACTCAAATGGCAGAAATGATGAACAACAGAGGTACTCTGATAGCAAATGAAATTGATATCAACAGAATAAAATCGCTGGTTTTCAATCTTGATAGATTAAACATAATTAATACCGGAATCCTGAACTTTAAAGGCGAATTACTTAGTAAAGTTTATGATAACTATTTCGACAAAATTCTGGTTGATGCTCCTTGCAGTGGATTAGGTATTATTCAGAAAAAAGAAGAAGTCAGTAAGTGGTGGTCACTGGTCCACGCAAACAGATTACATGATCTTCAAACTAAACTTCTGGTGGCTGCAATCAAAATGGCAAAAGTTGGTGGTGAAATAGTTTATTCGACTTGCACATTATCTGTTGAAGAAAATGAGATGGTAATTGATACAATTCTGAAAAATTATCCGGTTGAAATTGTAGATGTTGAATTGCCGGTTAAAACCCACAAAGCTTTTACTGAGTATGATGGAATAAAACTAAACTCACAAATTGAAAAAGCTGTACGGATTTTACCATGGGAAATTGAATCTGATGGTTTCTTTCTGGTTAAGTTGAAAAAAAAATCTGAAACTGAACCAATGGATAAAATTCAATCATCGGTTTCTGATATCAAAATGGTAAAACCGAATCACAAAGAATTTCTTCCATATCGCAACTATCTGACAGATCATTTCGGAATAGATGAAAGTGTTTTTGATGATTTCAAATTTATATTCAAAGGAAGAGATATTTACATTATAAATAGTGAATGGTTTGATGATAATCTATCGCTATTTAACAGAATCGGAACAAAGTTCGGAAGTCTTGACAAGAAACAGAGAATCACACTGCATTCAAATGGTGCTCAAGTGTTGGGTGATGCAATAAAAAAATTCATTTATGAAATTAAAGACAAACAGGAATTAGAACTTTATCTTACAGGTATGAAAATAAGAAACAACGAACTGATAACAGGACAATATGCTGTTAAGTATAACAACATAGTGCTTGGTACAGCAATCAAAACTGATGAAGGTCTTAAGAGCAGATTCCCAAGAACAAAACGAACTCAAAAATTTGAAGTGATGTAA
- a CDS encoding ArsC/Spx/MgsR family protein, translating to MNIQIIGTKKCKETQKAERFFKERRITFHFRDLTEKGLSKGELENICRVIPFEDLIDTESKRYKERGMQYMKFNIEEELLDDPLLLKTPIVRNERFVTVGYKPEVWKEWIK from the coding sequence ATGAATATTCAGATAATTGGAACCAAAAAGTGTAAAGAAACACAAAAGGCAGAAAGATTTTTTAAGGAAAGAAGAATTACTTTTCATTTCAGAGATTTAACTGAAAAAGGATTGTCAAAAGGTGAGCTCGAAAATATTTGCAGAGTAATTCCTTTTGAAGATCTGATTGATACAGAAAGCAAACGATACAAAGAACGCGGAATGCAGTATATGAAGTTTAATATCGAAGAAGAATTATTAGACGATCCTTTATTGTTAAAAACTCCAATTGTCCGGAATGAGAGATTCGTAACTGTCGGCTATAAACCCGAAGTTTGGAAAGAGTGGATTAAATGA
- the glnA gene encoding type I glutamate--ammonia ligase, which yields MAKGSSSGPVEKVLKFIKDNGIKFVDLKFMDFPGQWQHFTVPVTQFDEGSFEDGFGFDGSSIRGWKPINESDMLIIPDPNTMFVDPFIEAPTISLICDVYEPATKEKYTRCPRNIAQKAESYLISTGIADTVYYGPEAEFFVFDDVRFDSRPNGSFYVVDSIEGRWNSGREENPNLGYKPRYKEGYFPVPPTDALMDLRNEMVQNLINCGIDVEAQHHEVASGGQCEIDLRFAPLVKAADQLLMFKYIVKNTAKRNNKTVTYMPKPIFGDNGSGMHVHTSLWKKGKPLFAGSGYAGLSEMALYFIGGLLRHAPSLLAFTNPTTNSYKRLVPGFEAPVNLAYSQRNRSASIRIPMYSSSPKSKRIEFRCPDPSANPYLAFAAMLMAGLDGIMNRIDPGEPLDKDIYDMPPEELKNVPSTPESLQDALRALAKDHEYLLKGDVFTEDVIETWIKYKLDKEVKPMALQPHPFEFGLYYDV from the coding sequence ATGGCAAAAGGTTCTTCTTCAGGACCTGTAGAAAAGGTACTGAAATTCATCAAGGATAATGGGATAAAATTCGTTGATCTTAAGTTCATGGATTTTCCCGGACAATGGCAGCATTTTACAGTTCCTGTAACACAATTTGATGAGGGATCATTTGAAGACGGATTCGGTTTTGATGGTTCATCAATTCGAGGGTGGAAACCAATAAATGAAAGTGATATGCTTATCATTCCTGATCCTAACACAATGTTCGTTGATCCTTTCATTGAAGCGCCAACTATTAGCTTAATATGCGATGTTTATGAACCTGCAACAAAAGAAAAATATACAAGATGTCCTCGCAATATTGCACAGAAAGCAGAATCATACCTTATATCTACAGGAATTGCTGATACAGTCTATTACGGTCCCGAAGCAGAATTTTTTGTTTTTGATGATGTAAGATTTGATTCAAGACCAAATGGAAGTTTTTATGTTGTTGATTCAATTGAAGGAAGATGGAACAGTGGAAGAGAAGAGAATCCAAATCTTGGTTACAAACCAAGATATAAAGAAGGATATTTTCCTGTTCCTCCAACCGATGCTTTGATGGATTTAAGAAATGAAATGGTCCAGAATCTTATCAATTGCGGAATTGATGTTGAAGCTCAGCATCACGAAGTTGCAAGTGGAGGTCAATGTGAAATTGATTTAAGATTTGCACCCTTAGTAAAAGCTGCTGATCAGCTTCTGATGTTTAAATACATTGTGAAGAACACAGCAAAGAGAAACAATAAAACTGTTACTTATATGCCAAAGCCAATCTTTGGTGATAATGGAAGTGGAATGCATGTTCATACCTCTTTATGGAAAAAAGGAAAACCGTTGTTTGCTGGTTCAGGTTACGCTGGCTTGAGTGAGATGGCTTTATATTTTATTGGTGGTCTTCTTAGACATGCTCCAAGTTTACTTGCTTTTACAAATCCAACAACCAATTCATACAAAAGGTTAGTGCCCGGATTTGAAGCTCCTGTTAATCTTGCATATTCACAGAGAAACAGAAGTGCATCAATCAGAATTCCGATGTACTCTTCTTCACCAAAGTCAAAGAGAATTGAATTCCGTTGTCCCGATCCTTCTGCAAATCCATATCTTGCTTTTGCAGCTATGTTAATGGCTGGTTTGGATGGAATTATGAACAGAATTGATCCTGGTGAACCATTAGATAAAGATATTTATGATATGCCACCAGAAGAGTTAAAAAATGTTCCTTCAACACCAGAAAGTCTGCAGGATGCTTTAAGGGCGTTGGCAAAAGATCACGAGTATTTACTAAAAGGTGATGTATTTACGGAAGATGTAATTGAAACCTGGATAAAATATAAGTTGGATAAAGAAGTTAAACCAATGGCACTTCAGCCACATCCATTTGAGTTTGGATTGTATTACGATGTTTAA